From Echinicola jeungdonensis, the proteins below share one genomic window:
- a CDS encoding valine--tRNA ligase produces MSLSTKYNPAEAESKWYDFWLENNLFNSKVDYNKEPYTVVIPPPNVTGVLHMGHMLNNTLQDVLVRKARMEGKNACWVPGTDHASIATEAKVVAMLKERGIDKNTISREEFLKYAWEWTHKYGGIILEQLKKLGASCDWDRTKFTMDDNLIDAVISVFVDLHNKGKIYRGIRMVNWDPQGKTALSDDEVIFKEVQGKLYYINYKIEGSENEYLTIATTRPETIMADVAICINPNDPRFSHLKGKKAMIPLINRAIPIIEDDYVDMEFGTGCLKITPAHDVNDYEIGLRHKLEVIDIINEDGTLNDKAQILVGEDRFVARKKITKLLKEANQLEKEEEYASNVGHSERTDAIIEPRLSLQWFLKMEDITKPALSAVMEDVIKLYPPKFKNMYRSWMENVRDWCISRQLWWGHRIPAYYLPNGEYVVAKTAEQALKLANEKYQEDYKLEDLRQDEDVLDTWFSSWLWPISVFDTDIFTSGEKNEDLKYYYPTNDLVTAPEILFFWVARMIIAGYEYMGEKPFRNVYLTGIVRDKLGRKMSKSLGNSPDPLELIKNYGADGVRTGMLFSSPAGNDLPFDEKLVEQGRNFANKIWNAFRLIKGWEVDTTILNHDNHTAIQWFESRYNQALEEIEDHFSKFRISDALMTTYKLVWDDFCSWYLEMIKPDYQKPIDLETYEKTLGFMEGILKLLHPFMPFITEELWHQLRGRDVKGALIVSSWPEPASYNEKLINQAAQVFEVVSQIRNIRASKGISPKEAFDLTINTKSQGLYESFEAIMKKLANLDSISFGKKVDNALSFVVKSDEFFIPVEDQLDIEKERENLEKELEYTKGFLNTVMKKLGNDRFVNNAPAKVVENEKKKQEDAEAKIKALEESLAKLV; encoded by the coding sequence ATGTCGCTATCCACAAAATATAACCCAGCTGAAGCTGAGTCCAAATGGTATGATTTCTGGCTGGAAAATAATTTGTTCAATTCTAAGGTTGATTACAATAAAGAGCCCTACACTGTGGTCATTCCACCACCAAATGTTACCGGTGTCTTGCATATGGGCCACATGCTGAACAATACTCTTCAGGATGTTCTGGTTAGAAAAGCCCGGATGGAGGGCAAAAATGCTTGTTGGGTTCCTGGTACTGACCATGCCTCCATTGCGACAGAGGCCAAAGTTGTTGCCATGCTCAAGGAACGAGGAATTGATAAAAACACCATATCCAGAGAAGAATTTCTAAAATATGCCTGGGAATGGACGCACAAATACGGTGGAATCATTCTGGAACAGCTAAAAAAATTAGGAGCTTCATGTGATTGGGACCGCACCAAATTCACCATGGACGACAATCTTATTGATGCAGTCATCAGTGTTTTTGTTGACCTGCACAATAAAGGTAAAATATACAGAGGAATCCGAATGGTCAATTGGGACCCTCAAGGCAAAACTGCCCTTTCTGATGATGAGGTGATTTTTAAAGAAGTACAAGGAAAACTTTATTACATCAATTATAAAATTGAGGGATCTGAGAATGAATATTTGACCATCGCTACTACCAGACCCGAAACCATCATGGCTGATGTGGCTATTTGTATCAATCCCAATGACCCCAGGTTTTCCCACCTAAAAGGGAAAAAAGCTATGATCCCATTGATCAACAGGGCAATCCCTATCATTGAAGATGATTATGTGGATATGGAGTTTGGGACAGGTTGTCTTAAAATCACTCCTGCTCATGATGTCAATGACTATGAAATAGGACTTCGTCATAAACTGGAAGTTATTGATATCATCAATGAAGATGGGACCCTGAATGATAAAGCCCAAATTTTGGTCGGGGAAGACAGGTTTGTGGCAAGGAAAAAAATCACTAAACTCCTCAAAGAAGCCAATCAACTGGAAAAGGAAGAGGAATATGCTTCTAATGTTGGCCATTCGGAAAGAACGGATGCCATCATTGAACCCAGGCTTTCCCTGCAATGGTTCCTCAAAATGGAAGACATCACCAAACCAGCCCTGAGTGCGGTTATGGAAGATGTAATCAAATTGTATCCGCCGAAATTCAAAAACATGTACCGGAGCTGGATGGAAAATGTCCGGGACTGGTGCATCTCAAGGCAACTATGGTGGGGCCATAGAATTCCTGCCTACTACCTTCCTAATGGGGAATATGTAGTGGCTAAAACTGCAGAACAAGCCCTTAAATTGGCCAATGAAAAATACCAGGAAGATTACAAATTAGAAGACTTAAGGCAGGATGAAGATGTATTGGATACCTGGTTTAGTTCCTGGCTGTGGCCTATCTCTGTATTTGACACCGATATTTTCACTTCTGGAGAAAAGAATGAGGACCTAAAATACTATTATCCTACCAATGACCTGGTAACTGCCCCTGAAATACTTTTCTTCTGGGTAGCCCGGATGATCATTGCCGGATATGAATACATGGGCGAAAAGCCATTTAGGAATGTATACCTTACAGGAATCGTTAGGGATAAATTAGGACGAAAAATGTCCAAATCCCTAGGCAACTCTCCCGATCCTTTGGAATTGATCAAAAACTATGGTGCCGATGGGGTAAGAACAGGAATGTTGTTCAGCTCCCCTGCGGGAAATGATCTCCCATTTGATGAAAAACTGGTAGAACAGGGTAGAAATTTTGCCAATAAAATCTGGAATGCCTTCCGCTTGATCAAAGGCTGGGAAGTGGATACAACCATCCTAAACCACGATAACCACACGGCAATTCAATGGTTTGAAAGTCGATATAATCAAGCCTTGGAAGAAATTGAAGATCACTTCAGCAAGTTCAGGATATCGGATGCCTTAATGACAACATACAAATTGGTATGGGATGATTTCTGCTCTTGGTACCTTGAAATGATCAAACCGGATTACCAAAAGCCCATTGACCTGGAAACTTATGAAAAGACACTGGGCTTTATGGAGGGCATCCTAAAACTATTGCACCCATTTATGCCTTTCATCACCGAGGAGCTTTGGCACCAACTTAGAGGAAGAGATGTTAAAGGTGCCCTCATTGTTTCCTCCTGGCCAGAACCGGCTTCCTATAATGAAAAGCTGATCAACCAGGCTGCTCAAGTTTTCGAGGTTGTTTCCCAGATAAGAAATATCAGGGCCTCTAAAGGAATTTCCCCAAAAGAAGCTTTTGATCTTACCATCAACACCAAAAGCCAAGGATTATATGAGTCTTTTGAGGCCATTATGAAAAAACTGGCCAATTTGGATTCTATCAGTTTTGGTAAAAAGGTGGACAATGCTTTGAGTTTTGTGGTAAAATCTGACGAATTCTTTATTCCAGTAGAAGACCAATTGGATATAGAAAAGGAAAGGGAAAACCTTGAAAAAGAATTAGAATACACCAAAGGTTTCCTCAATACGGTCATGAAAAAACTGGGAAATGACCGTTTTGTCAATAACGCTCCAGCAAAGGTAGTCGAAAATGAAAAGAAAAAACAAGAAGATGCGGAAGCCAAAATAAAAGCTTTGGAAGAAAGCCTTGCCAAGTTGGTTTAA
- the proC gene encoding pyrroline-5-carboxylate reductase: protein MKNKKIAIIGCGNLGTSIAHGLLESEEFNPQNLTLTKRHPESLFYLQPKGVTVISDNSQAASDADLVVLGVKPYNVPNILKEIRPVLKPGKQTIVSLATGVTLEEMQTELDPNTALFRAMPNIAADIQESITCICGKNGSTELENQIKCLFNSIGISIVIEEHLMEAATVLGACGVAYVLRFMRAMTQGGIQIGFDAKTANMIVNQTVKGAAELIIKKGIHPEEAIDKVTTPKGCTIVGLNEMEHHGFSAAMVKGVLASYNKIEKL from the coding sequence ATGAAAAATAAAAAAATCGCCATTATCGGATGTGGAAACCTTGGCACTTCTATTGCCCATGGTTTGCTGGAATCGGAGGAATTTAATCCTCAAAATCTCACCCTCACCAAAAGACATCCGGAAAGCCTTTTTTACCTACAACCCAAAGGGGTAACCGTTATCTCTGACAACTCCCAGGCTGCATCTGATGCGGACCTGGTTGTATTGGGGGTAAAACCCTATAATGTTCCAAATATCCTTAAAGAGATAAGGCCGGTTTTAAAACCCGGCAAACAAACCATTGTTTCTTTGGCCACAGGGGTGACTTTGGAAGAGATGCAAACCGAACTTGATCCCAATACTGCCTTATTCAGGGCCATGCCCAATATTGCAGCAGATATTCAGGAATCTATTACCTGCATTTGTGGAAAAAATGGATCTACAGAGTTAGAAAACCAAATCAAATGCTTGTTCAACAGCATTGGAATAAGTATTGTCATAGAAGAACATTTAATGGAAGCAGCCACCGTCCTGGGCGCCTGTGGAGTGGCCTATGTACTCAGGTTTATGAGGGCAATGACCCAGGGAGGAATTCAGATTGGTTTTGATGCAAAAACTGCCAATATGATCGTTAACCAAACCGTTAAGGGCGCTGCAGAACTAATAATCAAAAAGGGTATCCATCCTGAGGAAGCAATTGACAAAGTCACTACCCCTAAGGGCTGTACAATTGTAGGATTAAATGAAATGGAACACCATGGATTCAGTGCAGCCATGGTAAAAGGGGTATTAGCCTCTTACAATAAAATCGAAAAACTGTAA
- a CDS encoding helix-turn-helix domain-containing protein, with translation MEENQRTDKLEMAARFVNTTGVPIFLTGKAGTGKTTFLRNLTKSTYKNVVVVAPTGIAALHAKGVTIHSQFLLPLGSFLPVREPEGNFTSQHGFFTQHTLGRKHPLNNVRKGVLKSLDLLVIDEVSMLRADILDAIDYRMRSARRNFREPFGGAQVLLIGDLYQLPPIVREQEWPVLNQFYNSMHFFEAKALQESGLVYLELDKIFRQKDETFIALLNHLRDNRLETKDVELLQSYYRTDKEVEGLSDIITITTHNYRADQINKKMLESISSPSRTYEAEVKGDFPDSLYPLSSRLEIKTGARIMFVRNDSGGEGEYYNGKLATVSETKNSNITVKDDDGVEFMLKKETWENKKYVINPDTKELDEDVVGTFEHYPIKLAWAVTVHKSQGLTFEKAIIDVGQAFVPGQVYVALSRLRSLDGLILRSRINIDMVFSDSDVVGFTQRSNEQLQLHSLLVKHQENYLNSLVEQTYNFWPLLKLIEEFQKEHSNSMVFEDPQMQEVIPSVHNSLVAERGNTEKFRAQLHRLLANKDENTLKERLEKGTGYYQKLLFDCLRKVLTQKAMVANFSWTKSYQKGLDQLEENLIRKYKSIGHLPELMINIIEGNIPERKDKEDQAFKILHEELIKNAKAEAAEKVKLIKSKTGRKKEGAPKLKQKKGDSLELTLALFESGKKIPEIADERGLAESTIKGHLAKGIEAGRVALEDCLTEEVINEIRKEFGNFENLGELKEHFGGKYDYGTLKMVLAGSEVEK, from the coding sequence ATGGAGGAAAATCAGCGAACCGATAAATTGGAAATGGCAGCCCGGTTTGTGAATACAACTGGAGTTCCCATATTTTTGACAGGCAAAGCAGGTACGGGGAAAACGACTTTTTTGAGAAACCTCACAAAAAGCACCTATAAAAACGTTGTTGTTGTGGCTCCCACTGGCATTGCTGCATTACATGCCAAAGGGGTGACCATTCATTCACAATTTTTACTTCCTTTGGGAAGTTTCCTTCCGGTAAGGGAACCAGAAGGGAATTTCACGAGTCAACATGGTTTTTTTACCCAGCATACCTTGGGCAGAAAACATCCTCTCAATAATGTACGCAAGGGCGTCCTAAAATCTTTGGATCTTTTAGTCATTGATGAGGTCAGCATGTTACGGGCTGATATTCTGGACGCCATAGATTACAGGATGAGAAGTGCGAGGAGGAATTTCCGGGAACCATTTGGTGGGGCGCAGGTATTGCTAATTGGAGACTTGTACCAACTTCCTCCCATTGTCCGGGAGCAGGAATGGCCGGTGCTTAATCAATTTTACAATAGTATGCATTTTTTTGAAGCCAAAGCACTGCAGGAGTCTGGCCTGGTTTACCTGGAGCTGGACAAGATCTTCCGGCAGAAGGATGAGACATTTATCGCTTTGCTTAACCATCTTCGGGATAATAGGCTGGAAACAAAGGATGTGGAATTGCTGCAAAGTTACTACAGGACAGACAAGGAAGTAGAGGGATTGAGTGATATCATCACCATAACCACACATAATTATAGGGCTGATCAAATCAATAAGAAGATGTTGGAATCAATTTCTTCTCCTTCCAGAACGTATGAGGCAGAAGTGAAAGGGGATTTTCCTGACTCTTTGTATCCCCTTTCCTCAAGATTGGAAATTAAGACTGGAGCCAGGATCATGTTTGTCCGAAATGATAGTGGGGGTGAAGGTGAATATTATAATGGAAAATTGGCCACTGTATCCGAAACCAAAAATTCCAATATTACGGTGAAGGATGATGATGGTGTAGAGTTTATGCTAAAAAAGGAAACCTGGGAAAACAAGAAATATGTCATCAACCCAGATACTAAGGAGTTGGATGAAGATGTTGTGGGGACCTTCGAACATTATCCAATAAAACTTGCATGGGCAGTGACGGTACATAAAAGCCAGGGATTGACTTTTGAAAAGGCCATTATTGATGTGGGCCAGGCTTTTGTTCCAGGCCAAGTTTACGTTGCCCTCAGCAGGCTCCGTAGTTTGGATGGGTTGATCCTTAGAAGCAGGATAAATATTGATATGGTCTTTTCAGATTCAGATGTGGTCGGGTTTACCCAACGTTCAAATGAGCAGTTGCAACTTCATTCTTTGCTAGTCAAGCATCAAGAAAATTATTTGAACAGCCTTGTAGAACAAACCTATAATTTTTGGCCTTTGCTTAAGTTGATTGAGGAGTTTCAGAAGGAACATAGCAACAGTATGGTTTTTGAGGATCCCCAAATGCAGGAAGTTATCCCGTCTGTCCATAATTCACTAGTTGCAGAACGGGGAAATACCGAAAAATTTCGTGCCCAACTGCACAGGCTTTTGGCTAACAAAGATGAAAATACGCTTAAAGAAAGGTTGGAGAAGGGAACAGGTTATTATCAGAAATTGCTTTTTGATTGCTTAAGGAAAGTGCTTACCCAAAAAGCGATGGTTGCAAATTTTTCCTGGACCAAATCCTACCAAAAAGGTTTAGATCAGTTGGAAGAGAATCTAATCAGGAAATATAAAAGTATCGGCCATCTTCCTGAATTGATGATCAATATAATTGAAGGAAATATTCCAGAGAGGAAGGATAAGGAGGATCAGGCTTTTAAAATTTTACATGAAGAATTAATTAAGAATGCCAAGGCTGAGGCAGCGGAAAAAGTCAAACTAATTAAGTCTAAAACTGGTCGAAAAAAAGAGGGGGCACCCAAGCTGAAGCAGAAAAAAGGAGATAGCTTGGAGCTCACTTTGGCGCTTTTTGAATCAGGTAAAAAGATACCTGAAATTGCGGATGAAAGAGGGCTTGCAGAATCTACAATTAAAGGTCATCTGGCAAAGGGTATTGAAGCTGGAAGAGTGGCCCTTGAAGATTGCTTGACTGAAGAAGTAATCAATGAAATCCGTAAAGAATTTGGGAATTTTGAAAACCTGGGGGAACTCAAAGAGCATTTTGGAGGAAAATACGATTATGGTACACTAAAGATGGTTTTGGCCGGAAGTGAAGTAGAAAAATAA
- a CDS encoding glucoamylase family protein: MRLILVFFAVLIGSQTYANNNFKVKGYDSHVELTWDKDENVDFYRIYAKTGTEERFLFRGETNEDYYLDFVTDLGRNIELSYKLVPVVDDKENKALRPKTTSVHDFTEEELLDMVQQYTFRYFWEFGEPNTGLSHERTHSKQGNIVTIGGSGFGVMTLIVGVERGWISRQQAVDRLLHATDFLQNTDRFHGMWAHWYNAETGTVREFGKMDNGGDIVESAFMMQGLLTAKQYFNEDNKKETQLRDRITKLWHEMDWAWYTNGGNQLIWHWSPNHGFAKNHGIRGYNECLIAYILGVCSPTNPIPEEAYHESWAGWDNPNFANYTEYFGMVLPLGNKRWYGGPLFFAHYSYLGLDPRGLSDKYANYWVQNRRHTLINRAYCIDNPYGYPGYGEDFWGITAGDRVPEGYSAHAPGYIRDQGTITPTAALSSMPYTPDESIKVLKNLYRNYGKELWGPYGFYDGINLSVSDVPEEQVRKTYIGIDQGPIIIMIENYRSGLLWENFMKNQDILSGLNRLGFKRYGKKITPQ, encoded by the coding sequence ATGAGGTTAATCCTAGTGTTTTTTGCGGTACTGATAGGTTCGCAGACCTATGCCAATAATAACTTCAAAGTTAAAGGCTATGACAGTCATGTGGAACTGACTTGGGACAAAGATGAGAATGTAGACTTTTACCGCATTTATGCCAAAACAGGAACAGAGGAAAGATTCTTATTTCGGGGCGAAACAAATGAAGATTATTACCTTGACTTTGTGACTGATTTAGGAAGAAACATCGAACTTTCCTATAAATTGGTCCCCGTTGTTGATGACAAAGAAAACAAAGCTTTGAGGCCAAAAACAACCTCTGTGCATGATTTTACCGAGGAAGAGTTGCTGGACATGGTACAGCAATACACGTTCCGCTACTTCTGGGAGTTTGGAGAGCCTAATACCGGTTTATCACATGAGCGGACGCATAGCAAACAAGGAAATATTGTCACCATTGGAGGAAGTGGGTTTGGGGTGATGACCCTTATTGTGGGGGTTGAACGGGGCTGGATAAGCCGGCAACAGGCAGTTGACCGCTTATTGCATGCCACCGATTTTTTACAGAATACCGATCGTTTTCATGGCATGTGGGCCCATTGGTACAATGCCGAAACAGGCACTGTCCGTGAGTTTGGCAAAATGGACAATGGAGGCGATATCGTAGAAAGTGCCTTTATGATGCAAGGATTGCTTACTGCAAAACAATATTTCAATGAAGACAACAAGAAGGAAACCCAATTACGTGACCGCATCACAAAACTCTGGCATGAAATGGATTGGGCATGGTATACCAACGGTGGCAATCAGCTGATTTGGCATTGGTCACCCAACCACGGTTTTGCTAAAAATCATGGGATTAGAGGATATAACGAATGTCTTATTGCTTACATACTGGGCGTTTGTTCGCCAACAAATCCGATTCCGGAGGAGGCTTATCATGAAAGTTGGGCAGGCTGGGACAATCCCAACTTTGCCAACTACACGGAATACTTTGGAATGGTGCTCCCCTTGGGTAACAAGCGTTGGTATGGCGGCCCCTTGTTTTTTGCCCATTACTCCTACTTGGGGCTCGACCCTCGCGGTCTATCCGACAAATACGCCAACTACTGGGTCCAAAACAGAAGACATACCCTCATCAACCGGGCCTATTGTATCGATAATCCTTATGGTTACCCTGGGTACGGGGAAGATTTCTGGGGAATTACCGCAGGTGATCGGGTGCCTGAAGGATATTCAGCACATGCGCCTGGCTATATCCGTGATCAAGGGACCATCACTCCAACGGCCGCCCTTTCTTCCATGCCTTATACACCCGATGAATCAATAAAAGTGTTGAAAAACCTTTACCGAAATTACGGCAAAGAACTTTGGGGACCTTATGGTTTTTATGACGGTATAAACCTAAGTGTATCGGATGTTCCTGAAGAACAGGTTCGTAAAACCTATATCGGAATCGACCAGGGTCCTATTATTATCATGATAGAGAACTATCGGTCGGGTTTGCTTTGGGAAAACTTTATGAAAAACCAAGATATCCTCAGTGGACTCAATCGATTAGGTTTTAAACGCTACGGAAAAAAAATCACACCGCAATAA
- the fahA gene encoding fumarylacetoacetase, which produces MKEQKEAIMKSWVSGTQNSDFTIYNLPFGIFKNKRLGPRAGIAIGDKIVDLSALHDHGFFPDIKLPERIFLEGSLNRFIRLGKPTTKKVRERVQQLLSEENPDLKDHQVRGKVMITRKDVEMLMPVEVGDYTDFYSSKEHATNVGSMFRDPDNALLPNWKHLPVGYHGRASSIIPSGQPIYRPKGQFKDPEKKEPDFGPTRKLDFELEMAFITGKDTKMGDSISTEDAEDYIFGFVLFNDWSARDIQAWEYVPLGPFLGKSFASSISPWIVTLEALEPFRAPSPIQEVEVLPYLKCQKDHGFDINLEVFLQPEKGNENLICKSNYKYMYWNIAQQLAHQTINGCNIKVGDMYASGTISGPTKENYGSMLELTWKGSQPLQLEGGKERKFIEDGDTVKMKGYGEKGGIRVGFGEVTTKVLPAKGN; this is translated from the coding sequence ATGAAAGAGCAAAAAGAAGCGATCATGAAAAGTTGGGTTTCAGGTACCCAAAATTCTGATTTTACCATTTATAATTTGCCGTTTGGGATTTTTAAAAATAAAAGACTGGGGCCCAGGGCAGGGATTGCCATTGGTGATAAAATTGTTGACTTGTCTGCGTTGCATGATCACGGCTTTTTTCCGGATATTAAATTACCAGAAAGAATATTTCTTGAGGGATCGTTGAACCGCTTTATCAGGCTCGGAAAACCAACCACAAAAAAAGTCAGGGAAAGGGTCCAGCAGCTTTTGTCGGAGGAAAACCCAGACCTTAAAGACCATCAGGTCAGGGGAAAGGTGATGATCACTCGAAAGGATGTGGAAATGTTGATGCCTGTAGAAGTAGGGGACTATACCGATTTCTACAGCAGTAAAGAACACGCTACCAATGTGGGAAGCATGTTCAGGGACCCTGACAACGCTTTGTTACCTAATTGGAAGCATCTTCCAGTGGGCTACCATGGAAGAGCATCCTCCATTATTCCATCCGGCCAACCTATATACCGTCCAAAGGGACAGTTTAAAGATCCTGAGAAAAAAGAACCAGATTTTGGTCCCACAAGAAAGTTGGATTTTGAATTAGAAATGGCTTTTATTACCGGAAAAGATACCAAAATGGGTGACTCTATTTCCACTGAAGATGCTGAGGATTATATTTTTGGTTTTGTGCTTTTTAATGATTGGTCAGCCAGGGATATTCAGGCTTGGGAATATGTTCCCTTAGGGCCTTTTTTGGGTAAAAGTTTTGCATCAAGCATTTCTCCCTGGATTGTTACTTTGGAGGCATTGGAACCTTTCAGGGCTCCATCCCCCATTCAGGAAGTAGAAGTGCTTCCCTATTTGAAATGCCAAAAGGATCATGGGTTTGATATCAACTTGGAAGTTTTCCTTCAACCTGAAAAAGGAAATGAAAATCTGATCTGCAAGTCCAATTATAAATACATGTACTGGAACATTGCCCAGCAACTGGCACATCAAACCATCAATGGTTGTAATATAAAAGTGGGAGATATGTACGCTTCAGGTACCATTTCGGGACCCACAAAGGAAAATTATGGATCCATGCTGGAATTGACCTGGAAAGGAAGCCAGCCACTTCAATTAGAAGGTGGTAAAGAAAGGAAATTCATTGAAGATGGAGACACTGTCAAGATGAAAGGTTATGGCGAAAAGGGGGGGATTAGAGTTGGGTTTGGGGAGGTGACCACCAAAGTTTTGCCCGCTAAAGGGAATTAG
- a CDS encoding sulfatase family protein, producing MRPTKYINVATLMILVTILTFMYSCKDNAKQEKRPNIVFIMSDDHAYQAISAYNDRLIGTPNIDRIADEGMLFTNASVTNSICAPSRATILTGKHTHIHGKIDNVFPFDTTNVTFPQILKENGYQTAMFGKLHFGNNPKGFDEFKILPDQGDYYNPEFITNKGDTTIMGYVTDIITDLTLEWFENRREEEKPFMLFYLHKAPHREWFAAPRHYKDFTKKNFPEPASLFDDYKGRGTAAKEAEMNIRKHMTVSADNKIYPEIAKELGIEEPSEWGYNVFKSKYSRFTDEQKAEWDAVYGPINEDFKKRYPSMTDEDYMRWKYQRYMQDYLGCIAAVDENVGRLLNYLNENGLSENTIVVYTSDQGFYLGEHGWFDKRFIYDESFKTPLLVKWPEKIKAGTKSSVMVQNLDFAQTFLEAAGVEAPEDMQGESLMPLLEGHPEEWTREGVYYHYYEYPGFHMVKRHYGIVNEDFKLAHFYYDIDEWELYDRKKDPMEMNNVYNDPAYVDVVKELKGKLKELRVKYKDSKELDQYYIQKYKDRGIIKSD from the coding sequence ATGAGGCCAACTAAATATATAAATGTAGCAACATTGATGATCTTGGTTACCATATTAACCTTTATGTATTCCTGTAAGGACAACGCTAAGCAGGAGAAAAGACCCAATATTGTCTTTATCATGAGTGATGACCATGCTTATCAAGCGATCAGTGCTTACAATGACAGATTGATTGGGACTCCCAATATTGACCGCATTGCGGATGAAGGAATGCTTTTCACCAATGCATCGGTAACCAACTCCATCTGTGCGCCTTCACGTGCCACCATCCTAACGGGAAAACATACCCACATTCATGGAAAAATTGACAATGTTTTTCCATTTGATACTACCAATGTGACTTTTCCACAAATCTTAAAAGAAAACGGCTACCAAACCGCCATGTTCGGGAAACTTCATTTTGGGAATAACCCTAAAGGTTTTGATGAGTTTAAAATCCTTCCAGATCAGGGAGATTACTATAACCCGGAATTTATTACCAACAAAGGAGATACTACAATAATGGGTTATGTAACGGATATCATTACCGATTTAACCCTTGAATGGTTTGAAAACCGTAGAGAAGAGGAAAAGCCATTTATGTTGTTTTATCTGCATAAAGCACCTCACAGGGAATGGTTTGCAGCTCCCCGGCATTACAAGGATTTCACCAAAAAGAACTTTCCAGAACCTGCTTCATTATTTGATGATTACAAAGGCAGGGGAACAGCAGCAAAAGAAGCAGAGATGAATATTAGAAAACACATGACGGTTTCTGCCGACAATAAAATCTATCCTGAAATTGCAAAAGAACTAGGTATTGAGGAGCCCTCAGAATGGGGATATAATGTCTTCAAAAGTAAATATTCAAGATTTACAGATGAACAAAAAGCAGAATGGGACGCTGTATATGGACCAATTAATGAAGATTTTAAAAAGCGATATCCTTCGATGACCGATGAAGACTACATGCGATGGAAATACCAGCGTTACATGCAGGATTACCTGGGATGTATTGCAGCAGTGGATGAAAATGTGGGCCGTCTTCTGAACTATCTCAATGAAAATGGACTAAGCGAAAACACCATTGTGGTATACACCTCAGACCAGGGCTTTTATCTGGGTGAACACGGCTGGTTTGATAAGCGTTTTATTTATGATGAATCATTTAAAACACCTTTGCTGGTAAAGTGGCCTGAAAAAATTAAAGCAGGAACCAAAAGCAGTGTAATGGTTCAAAACCTCGACTTTGCTCAAACATTTCTGGAAGCGGCAGGTGTGGAAGCTCCAGAAGATATGCAGGGGGAAAGCCTGATGCCTTTATTAGAGGGACACCCTGAAGAATGGACTCGTGAAGGAGTGTATTACCATTATTATGAATATCCGGGTTTTCACATGGTCAAACGCCATTATGGAATTGTAAATGAAGATTTTAAGTTAGCGCATTTTTATTATGATATTGATGAATGGGAACTGTACGACCGAAAAAAAGATCCCATGGAAATGAACAATGTCTATAACGATCCCGCTTATGTCGATGTAGTTAAAGAACTTAAAGGAAAGCTCAAAGAACTGCGTGTCAAATACAAAGATTCTAAAGAACTGGATCAATACTATATCCAGAAATATAAAGATCGCGGTATTATAAAAAGTGATTGA